One region of Anser cygnoides isolate HZ-2024a breed goose chromosome 22, Taihu_goose_T2T_genome, whole genome shotgun sequence genomic DNA includes:
- the MRPL45 gene encoding large ribosomal subunit protein mL45, translating into MAAAMRAAGLGLLGRRALGSALRPPRAAPPCLAVPVRTKRRLFVPEWARELSPEQKERSMRAAARALPEDRVERAFFLACTADIIDPYVPPEGDARMTSLSKDGLKQRVEKLKQTAASQLALRKVKDHDPDFSTKTFPEKAQEIFIEAHNCLANFNKQKLHSLVTERCYPDMVRGNRYKTIRWSFVESLEPPRVVHIRCNSIVNPSNLYGQVTVRMHTRQTLAIYDRFGRLMYGGEQVPKDVLEYVVFERYLVNPYGTWRMHGKIVPEWAPPKDPIIKTVMIPGPTLDPSQEVKENKYETSEQVQRQQYEQP; encoded by the exons atggcggccgccATGAGGGCGGCGGgactggggctgctgggccGGCGG GCCTTGGGGTCGGCGCTCCGCCCGCCCCGAGCCGCCCCGCCCTGCCTCGCGGTGCCGGTGAGGACGAAGCGGCGGCTGTTCGTGCCCGAGTGGGCCCGGGAGCTGTCCCCGGAGCAGAAGGAGCGCAGCATGCGCGCCGCCGCCAGGGCGCTGCCCGAGGACCGCGTGGAGCGCGCCTTCTTCTTGGCCTGCACAG CTGATATTATAGACCCTTATGTCCCTCCTGAGGGCGATGCCCGCATGACTTCCCTATCCAAAGATGGGCTGAAGCAAAGGGTGGAGAAGCTGAAGCAgactgctgcctcccagctggC TCTCCGGAAGGTAAAGGATCATGATCCGGATTTCAGCACGAAAACCTTCCCAGAGAAGGCCCAGGAGATATTCATTGAAGCTCACAATTGCCTGGCAAA TTTTAACAAGCAGAAACTTCACTCCCTGGTGACAGAGCGCTGCTATCCG gaCATGGTCCGCGGCAACAGGTACAAGACCATCCGGTGGAGTTTTGTGGAGTCTCTGGAGCCTCCGAGAGTGGTCCATATTCGGTGCAACAGCATTGTGAATCCAAGTAACCTGTACGGCCAGGTGACGGTGCGGATGCACACGCGGCAG ACTCTGGCCATCTATGACCGGTTTGGTCGGCTGATGTACGGTGGGGAGCAGGTGCCCAAGGATGTTTTGGAGTATGTCGTGTTTGAGAGGTATTTGGTCAACCCGTACGGCACATGGAGGATGCATGGCAAGATTGTTCCAGAGTGGGCTCCGCCAAAGGACCCCATCATTAAG ACGGTGATGATTCCTGGCCCAACCTTGGATCCTTCACAAGaggttaaagaaaataaatacgaAACTTCAGAGCAAGTACAGAGACAGCAGTACGAACAACCCTGA